A single genomic interval of Oryza sativa Japonica Group chromosome 7, ASM3414082v1 harbors:
- the LOC136357407 gene encoding uncharacterized protein — translation MNRAEGQPITWEEFTEGFKKTHVPVGVVALKKREFRALKHKDRTVAEYLHEFNRLARYAPEDVRTDEERQEKFLEGLKDELSVMLISHDYEDFQQLVDKAIRLEDKKNRMDNRKRKMTVFQEAQDSSQRQRIKPLQIGESFSAGQEQSQQLGISGEINSETNASNEDNDEQATQSVSFQQDQSQEDNSNGREHRVCFNCYEPGHFVKECPKPKRQQPQGQVNNIVLTGANAVPVASQGIQLSHQFQSSSSFL, via the coding sequence atgaacagagcagaaggacaaccaatcacCTGGGAAGAGTTTACCGAAggattcaagaagacacacGTACCTGTAGGagttgttgctttgaagaagcgtgagttTAGGGCTTTGAAGCACAAGGATCGTACCGTGGCAGagtatcttcatgagttcaatcgtctggcacgttatgctccagaagatgtgcgtactgacgaggaaaggcaggagaagtttttggaaggCTTAAAGGATGAGCTGTCAGTTATGTTGATCTCTCATGACTATGAGGATTTTCAGCAGCtggttgacaaagcaattcgacttgaagacaagaagaacaggatggataaccgtaaaaggaaaatgactgtattccaggaggcacaggatagtagccagaggcagcgtatcaagccactccaaattggtgaatCTTTTTCTGCAGGTCAAGAACAGTCACAACAGTTGGGCATCAGTGGTGAGATCAACTCAGAGACTAATGCAAGCAATGAAGACAATGATGAGCAAGCTACTCAATCAGTGTCATttcagcaggatcagtctcaAGAAGATAACAGTAATGGAAGGGAGCATCGGGTGTGTTTCAATTGTTATGAGCCAGGTCACTTCGTAAAagagtgtccgaagccgaaGCGTCAACAGCCACAAGGCCAAGTCAACAACATTGTCCTCACAGGAGCAAATGCAGTGCCGGTTGCATCTCAAGGGATACAGCTCAGCCATCAGTTCCAAAGCAGCAGTAGCTTTCTTTAA